The Actinomycetota bacterium DNA window AAATAAACGAAGGATTTGCTTGTTTAACGCCGTATAAAAGGATATTCTTTTCTTCCGGAGGGATATTTTGATCCGGGTAACTTTAAGGAGTGAGATATTTTGGTTGAACGAATTATGACGGTGGATGTTGAGGACTTGGACTGGCGTAACAGGGATGTCTACTTGGACTATATGTATGACTTGGACAGGAAAATGTTCGATCTGCCGGAAGGGGGGTCTTTGTTTCTAAATTTAGCGCGGGTGAAGCATATGGATAACGAGTATGCTTACAAATCAGTTGCTGCTTTGCAGTGTATTCAGGGCGAGGGTCCATTGAAATCAAAACATTTGGTCATTGTTCAGCCTTATGAAAATATATTGAAAAAAATCGAATATGCAGTTGATATTAATGATGAAGCGTTCATGTATATTAAGTCAGAAAATACTGAAGATCATGGGGAATGTAACGTTTTGCGGTTTAAGGGCAAAGTAATCAATGCGACATATAAGAAAGTTTTAACCAAGCTTCTGGAGGAAGAAAAGCTGTTCGCAGCCAGTGACCTCATTAAAGTATTTAATAAGGGAAGTCTTCAGTTATATGCAGACGCGCTCAAAGAATTGTATGGCTGGGGGATTATTTGTAAGTTTGAGGAAAGTGGAAAACCCGGTCGCCCTGTTTCAAAGTACTCTGCCTATTGGCCGGAGACCAAGAGTTTTTGGCCTCTGCCAAGTAAACCAATCATTTGGGATGTAGATGGTAGAAGATTTGCTCGTCCCACAAAGGCGAAGAAACTCAGCGCTGCTTAGTCATTATTTGCAAAATAGTTCACAAACAGTTCGAGCTCTAATCATCAGGAAATCTTCTTCGCAAGTCCCGTCAGCTGCTGTATCATAAAGCTGTTGCTGTTCAAATAACGACCGAACAGCTCGACCAGACTTGACTTATCGCTCTTTTCCGAGCAAGGCGAAGAACTGGGCGGGAGTTATGCTGCTAATTCTTTTGTATTCCTTCAGGCCAAGAAGGTGCTTATCGCCGGACACAATGTAATCGGCTTTGGCTTTTACAGCGCATTCAAGGATGCGGTTATCGGCCACATGCTTGATAATGTTCAGCCTGCTTGTCGGGCTCACGACATCCGCTGCATCATCAATGACAGAGATAGCGTCAGCGATTTCCTCTTTTGCAAAATTAAATTTGTCGGAGCCCAGGACTTTCATTATCTCTTTCAGGATATCGTGCGAGGTATAGAGCCGAAACTGCCTTCCTGGTCCGGTAGCCAGCTCCAAAAGTTGCTCCGGGATGCCTCCGAAACCAAGAGCCGAGATGTACACATTGGTATCAAAGACGGCCTTATTCACCCCTTACCTCATGTATAATCCGGTCGAGTTCTTCTTCTGATGTAATATTCAGCCGCTTAAATGCCCGTTTGCCAGCGGCCCTTGCGTTCTGCCAGCGCCTTTCCCGCTGTATCTCTTCATACGCGGCAAACATGTCCCTGAATAGTTGGCTTTTGCTCTTTCTTTCGATCCTGGCCCGCCTTTCCATCTCTTTCATGATTTCCGGGGGCAGAGAGACGGTCATTGTTTTAGTCGTTCTTCCCAACATAATCACCTCCTGATGTTAATATATTACTCGGTCTTACTGAGTATGTCTCCAATTTAGACCGATATTGAACATCTGTCAATGGTTATCTTTCCGATCCTCGGCAGGGCTGTGGAAAACCTGCGCATCGCCAGCCTCTTAAATCGCCTATTAATTGCGTATTAAGATGCTGGCCTCTTAACGCCAAGGTATTGATTTGCATATTGATCTCGGATCAAGACCCGAAATCAACACCCGAAATTTGGAAGCCAGGGTGTTGTATTGCCTGTCGTAATCTGTTGCAACACCCGGTTGCAACAGGCAAATTCTAGATCGCTAGGGGCTTATAATGCCTATTACAATCAGCTGTAAGACCATATCGTAAGAGGCAAATCCCTTAAAAACAAAGCAAAAACAAAAGGGGGATTAACTGGATTTCCGGGGCATTTAGCCCAATCCAACCCAGCGTCGTCGGGGCTCATTTTGTAGGACAAAATGAGCCCCGACGATGGCTCCCTTCGCTCGCCTTAATTCCCCTTTTTTCATAAAACTGGCGATCGTCGTCAATCCTGCTAAAAGAAACAAGCAACCATTGTGAGCAAAATGAAGGGTTTGCTCATTAAAATTTTATTTGCTCCTGATCTTAAGCCTCCCTGGCGGTCCTAACCAGCATCGACGGAGACGCTGCTTCTGGGACCGTGGTTTTCCTCGTGGATGCGGCCGTGCTCGAGGCGGATGATGCGGTCGCCGGCCTCGCCGACGCTGGGGTCATGGGTGACAACGGCTAGGGTCATCCCCTGCTCGTACAGCTCTTTCAACAACTGCATCACCGCTATCTCGTTTTTCTCGTCCAGATTCCCCGTGGGCTCGTCGGCCAGTAATATTTTGGGTTCGTTGATCAGCGCGCGGGCAATACAGACCCGCTGCTGTTCGCCGCCGGAAAGCTGCGACGGCAGGTGATCCAGGCGGTGGGCCATCCCTACCAGCTCTAGGGCTTCGCGGGCCTCATCGGCGTCGGGCATGCTGTGGAAGTACTGGGACAGCATCACATTTTCAAAGGCGCTCAAGTAAGGGATGAGGTGAAACTGCTGAAATACCAAACCCACCATTTCCCGGCGGTACCGCGCCAACTGCGCTTCCGAGAGGCCGGCCAGCTCCATTCCGTCCACGGTCACTGATCCAGATGTGGGCGAGTCCAGTCCGCAGATAATATTTAGTAGCGTAGACTTGCCGGAGCCGGAAGGCCCCATGATCGACACCCATTCCCCCGCCGCTATCGACAGCTCGATTCCGTCCAGGGCGCTTACCTGGCCGTATTTTTTGCTAAGGTTGCTTGCTTTTAATATCGATTGCATCTCTTTACTCACCTTTCAAAATTATTGCCGGCTCCACAGCCAGAGCGCGCCGCACCGGCATCAAGGCTGACAGCAGGGCCAGGGCCAGTGCGCTTACGAGCACCACCGGGATTACTATTAAGTGCGGCAAGACGGCAGTGTCAAAAACAGACATTCCGATAACTTGCGCCATGGCCAGGCCAATCAGGTAGGCAATGGGGCCAGCGGCAGCTCCCAGGATCACGACCTCGCTGAGAATGATGGCGGTAATGCTCCGACCTTCGGCGCCCAGGGATTTCATCAAGCCGATATCCCGCCGTCGCTCGGAAACGGAGTTAGCCAGCGAGGCGCTAACTGTAAGCCCGGAAATAATAAAAACCAGGGCCGTCACCAGGCTCATGAGTAGCTTCACCTTGAACAGCAGGCTATCCTCGCCCTGCGTTACCTGGCTCACGGTTTTGGCTCGGGCAGATGGCACTAGGCTTTCCAGGGCCGCAGACTCCTGGTCCAACCCGCCGCTCCCGGGAAGAACACTGGCTTCGACGACGCTGACGCCGCCTGCCATGCCGGCAAGGGACTGGCCAAGGTCAAGGTCAACAAGCACCTGGTTGTCCTCAGACCCGCCAGTTGACAACGTGCCGGCCAGCTTCAGGACTTTCTGGGTTTGGCCGGCCTGAAGTGTGAACTGGTCGCCGGGAGCGAGACCCAGCCGCGCGGCCATCTCCGTGCCTATCAGCGCGCTTGCCTGGTCGTTTGCCATAGGAACGGTGCCGCTGATCTTCCACCAGGGATTAATCTTCATGGCTTGATCAAATACCGTCCCAGACATCACCGTTTGATGCCCGTTCACTGTCGCCAGGCTGTAAATAAAAGGAGCGTAGCCCTGCAGATTTGAGTCAGCGCCGCCATCCAGCGCCGCCAGCTGCGCCTGCGGGATTTGCCCCTGGCTTTGCAACGGCAGCCCCGCCGCATTCGGCCCGGCCCCGTTTCGGGGCAATAACAGGACGTTGCCGCCAAAGGCGGTCAGCTGCTCTTCGCTCTTTTGGCCGATATCCAGCGACAGATTCAGGAGCGCCGTTTCCAGAGCCAATCCCATCACGATGGTGATGATAACCAGCAGTGTGCGCCCGGGGCGGTGACGAAGCGATCTTTGCAGCAAGCGTGGCAGCATGGCTATCCTGTCAATGCCTCGCTCGGATGGATGCGGATTGCCCGCCGGACCGGCAAGGCGCTTCCAATCAGGGCGATTGCCAGGGCAAGAATTAACGAAAGCGGGAAAACAAGCAGGTTTATCGAGGCAGGCGTATCAAATACTTCCCTGCTGATCAATGCTGCGATCGCCAGGCCCAAGCCATAACCGGAAATGCCTCCAATAAGGCCGCTGAAACCCGCTTCCAGCAGGAGTTGGCCGGCGATATGGAAGTTCTCAGCCCCCAATGCTTTCATCAGGCCAATCTCGGTGCGGCGCTCCATCACAGTGGTGCTCATGGTCGCGGTCACTCCCAACGCCGAGGTGGCCACGGTTACACCGGCAATGAGGGCAAAAAGCAACTTCAGCTTGCCCAGGAATGCGCCTTCGGCGTCGGCAACCTGCCGCACCACCTTGGCCTGGCCATCCGGAAAAGCCTCGTTAATCTGGTAAGTGATCGAGCCAACGTAGGGTGAGCAGTACCATTTTTCATAATCATCTTTTGGCAAGTCGTGAGGGTCACCCAGCAGCTCGGCGCGGTGCGCCAGGTTGTCGGGCGGCTTGGTAAGGGCGCTAATCTGAACTTTCGACACGGCCCCCGGCAGGCTCAGAAGGGATTGCGCCTCGGGCAGGTTCACGAAGAGCTGCCAATCTTCAAAACCGCCGGTGGAGACGATGCCGGAGACAGCTAATGTCTGGCGCAATTGCCTGTTGACTACGTTTAAGGTATCTCCCTTGGAGACGCCCAGGCGCTGGGCCAGCTCCCTGCCGACCAGGGCCTGTCCATCGCCGCCGGGCCAGTCTCCCTCTACCTGCCACCATGGCGATGTTTTTTCGACGCCGGTTCTGAAGGAGCTGCCCTTGCTCACCGGCAACTCCTGGTCAAACCAGGTGCCTGCCAGCGTCGCCTGTTCCCCGTTTATGCTCACGTTGCCATAAAGGAAAGGAGCAAAAGCCTGAACGTTGTTTTTCCAAAAGATGCCCTTCAGTTTGGGGAGATCCGTGTCCTTGAGGTAGGCCTGGTTTCCCACCTGGCCCACCGGGATGCCTGAAATCTCCACCGGCACCGCGTCCGATGTTGGCTCCAGGATAATGTTGGCGCCAAAGGAGCTCATCTCACGGCCAACTTTGTCTTCGATATCCATGGATACTGATAACAGAGCAGACACCAGTGCCGTTCCCAGAAGCAGAGATACGGTGGCGACGGCAACGCGCCGGCGCCGCCTCATAAGCGAGTCTTTTACCAAGTGCAGAAGCAAGCAGTCTCCTCTTCGGCCTAGCTGTTCATGAATTTTGACATCGCGTCGGGCTCGCTGAGCATGTCGTCCAGGCTTATCGTCAGGGTTTGGCCGGTGAGCGCGAGCGGCAGCGGGATCGGGTTGCATCCACCGCCGTAAGGTAGGGTGGACATATCAACAGGCGCATTGCAATTCTTGCAGATGAGCTGGTTGCCCTGCTGCATAAAGCCCATCGAAGGGCAGACCTGGCAGGCGTCGTATGCGGCCATGTAATTATCGCCGGCATAAACAACGAGGATGCGGACATCGCCGTTGCCATCGGGCAGCGTATATGAGTATTTGTGGATCATGTTATCGGCCAGGTCAGCAATAGGGATTTCCAGATTATTTTGGACTTCGCTTTTTGGCTGAGGGTCGGGGTCGTAACGGCTGGCGGCCACCACCACCGTGGCCGTGGCTAGGGCTACCACGATTGCCAAACCGACGCCGCCAGCCCCAATGCCCCACCTGCGGGCGCTGTTTGCCTTGGCGATGCGTTTACGGTGCTCAGCCTTCGAGTCATCCCTAGTCAAAACAGGCTTCACCTTGACGGCCTCTTTTAGAACCATCAGGGCAGGCAGACCGATAAGCAACATCAGGATGAAAGCGGAGGTGCTGTCCTTTACTACCCAACCAATGATGCTCATCAAGGTGCCATTGAGGGTAAACAGCCCTGCCTCAGAAAACCCGTGTACGGCGCCGATCAGGAGCTTAACTACCAATATAAGCAGCACTATGCTAGTGACCCTGAAAAAGGTGGATAGGTTGATGCGGAGGCAGCCCTTGAACAGCAACACGCCGAATACTATTGCCAGTCCGATTCCCAAAATGCCGCCAATCAAGTTATAGGCCGGATTGGAAACAACGGTTCCACCCAACGCTAGTAGGAACAAGACTGTCTCAATCCCTTCTCTGCCAACCATGAAGAAGACAAATAGCAGCATGCCGATGGCAGATCCCAGCGTGACCGATTTACCAGAGGTCAGCCGGTCCAGCTTGTCTTCGATTTCCCTTTTTGGGCTCTTACCCTGGCGGAACATCCAGACGACCAGGGTGCCAACCATGAGGCCGGCAGTAAGCATGGTAATGCCTTCGGTAAGGTCATTATCAGCATCAACGCCGATGATCTGAAAAGAGAAGGCCGCAGCTACACTGGCCATGACTGCAATGCAAACACCGAGCCAAACAAAGCGCCTCAGCTCGGGGCGCCCTGCTTGCTGTAGATATGCCAGAACGATGCCGACCACAAGGGTCGCTTCAATTCCTTCCCTGATGGCAATTACAGTTGCTTCCAAAATGTTTGATAAAGAACCCAAAAAAACCTCCAGTGTTGCCTGTCGCCGGTTGGAAATAGAGACATTTACAATAAGCAGATGAGTACAACAATATTATTACATAGCACTCAATATACGGGTAAGAAGCTACGAAATATAAATATAAGGTTAGTCTAACAAAGTGCATATGTCAATACTAAATATGAGGAGGAGAAACTGCGGTTAATTCGTTCAGATAAGCAATTAGGGTTTTTTCAGCTAGAGATCTGGATTTACCCGATTCCGACTGCAAAGAAGCTGCGATTGGCAAAGCCAAATTATTGCATTGGTGTTATATAATCTTCTTCGCAAGCCCCTCAAGCTGATGTACCATATAGCTGTCGCTGTTCGCGTCGCGTCCGAACAGCTCGACCAGAAGTGGGGATCAACTGCTAGGCGGATACGAAAGACGCTAACTAACCGGCAGCAGCCGTTATTTCTAAAGCTTTAGTGCCTAGCGCTTCTTTCTGGTGGCGACGATCTCGCTTCGCGGAAGCAGGATCAGTTCACGTTTGTAGCTCTTGTGCACCGCTTCGACTTCCGCATGGAGCTGGAGGGTGACCTGCTCCATCTCGCGGCGCAGGCCGGCGATTCGGGAATGGAGGCTCTCGATCTGCTCCTCGAGCTCGATGACTTTCTCGACGCCTGCCAGGTTCATTCCCAACTCGGTTGTGAGGCGCTGGATGTAGCGCAGCCGGACGATATCTTCCTCGGAGTAAAGGCGGGTGTTTTTCGGCGTGCGCGCTGGGTTGATCAGGCCTTTTTGCTCATAAATGCGCAGCGTCTGCGGATGCATGCCGGCCAGCTCGGCCGCAACCGAGATCATGAACAGCGCCCTTTCTGAATTTTTTTCCGAATCAGTCATATGTGACTTTTCTGGGGATCGCTCATTTCAGTCAGACCAGATCTTTTCTGGGATCCTCGGCGGCAAGCTTGGAATAATTCTCGAGAGCTTCCTTCTGCGCCTTGTTAAGCTTCGTTGGAACCACTATCTTGACCTTCACGATAAGGTCGCCGTTGCCGCCGCCTTTCATGTGAGGAGCGCCTTGTCCCTTGACCCGGAGCATTCTGCCATTCTGTGTGCCCTTGGGCACCTTTAGGGAGATGTTGCCGTCGGTTGTCGGCACCTCGACCCGGGCGCCAAGGGCTGCCTCGGGAAAGGTGACCGGCACCGTGAGTATGAGATCATCGCCCTTGCGATGAAACCTGGGGCTGGGAGCCACCTCGACTTTCACGAAGAGGTCGCCCGGCGAGCCGCCGGATGGAGAAGGCTGGCCTTTTCCCTTGAGCCTGATCTTGTTGCCTGATTTTATTCCAGCCGGGATCTTTACCGTATATTTTTTCGTGGCCCTGACAGTGCCGGCGCCGCTGCAGCGATGGCAGGGGCTTTCGATGATGGTGCCGGCGCCGCCGCAACGGGGGCAGACGCTACTCATGGCAAAGAAGCCCTGATTCTGGGCGATGACACCGCGGCCGCCGCACTCGGGACAGGTGATGGGAGAAGTCCCCGGCTCGGCTCCACTGCCGCGGCAAACAGGGCACTGGATGTTTTTGTCCACCGCGATTTTTGTGGTTACGCCCTTGAGGGAATCCTCAAAGGAAAGTGTAAGGATGTAGGTGAGGTCAGCGCCCCTTTCGGGAGCGCCACGGGCGCCGTAACCGCCGCCTCCTCCTCCGAACATATCAAAGATATTGAAGCCGCCGCTGCCAGCTCCGGCGCGCCCGCCGCCGAAGCCGCCTGCGCCGAACATGTCCCGGTACATATCCGAATCGAATCCCTGGCCGCCTCCGGGACCGCCCGGTCCAAAGGCGGCGGGGCCGGCGTCATACCGCTTGCGCTTCTCGGGATCGGAAAGTACGTCGTAGGCTGCCGAGATCTCCTTGAATCTGGATTCGGCCTCTTTGTCGTCGGGATTGGTATCGGGGTGGTATTTGCGGGCGAGCTTGCGGTAGGCCTTTTTTAATTCGGCCTGGCTGGCGTTTTTTTCAACGCCCAGTATTTTGTAAAGATCCGCCACAGCTCATCACGAAGACTTTGGCCCGCCGCCTTTGCCAGGGGTATCGTTCTCATCAGGTGTGGTGGAAACGATCACCTTGGCGGGGCGCACGACCTTATCCTCCAGTTGATAGCCTTTCTCGAGGACCTGCATCACGGTGCCTTCCTCGTGTTTGCCGGAGGGCTGGCAGAGCACGGCTTCATGCTGGTTGGGGTCGAAGGTCTCGCCTTCGGCCTCGATCTCACAAAGGCCGCGCCGGGTGAGGATGCCGCGCAACTGGTTGTACACCAGCTCAACGCCGTCGGTAAGCAGTTTCTCGTCATGCTGGGCCGCTGCCTGCATGGCGCGTTCGAAATTGTCGAGCACCGGCAGGAGCTCTTCGATCACCTCAGAGGACGCTCTTTTCGTCTGCTGCTCACTGTCCCTCAGGACACGCTTGCGGAAGTTGGCGAACTCTGCCTGCAGCCGCTGCAGGGATTCGAGATACTCGTCACGCTCACGCAGCACTTCCTCGTGAAGATCGGTAGATATCTCAGCCAGCTTGCGGCCCGAAGGGTCCCCTTTCTGCCGGGGTTTCTCCGGGCCGTGCTGATTTTCCTGACCGGCCGGCGATTCTTTTTCTGGCGTCATCGTTATCCGGCCCGCTTATTTCTTTTTCTTTTCATCTTCATCGATGATCTCGTAATCAGCGTCTTCGACGACTTCATCCTCGGCGGTTTCGGCCGAGCCTGAGGTTTCGCCGCCGCTTTGAGATGACGACTGCGCCTGCTGGTATACAGCTTCAGCCAGTTTGTGCGAGGCGTTCAGCAGGGCCTCGGTCTTGGCCTTGATCTCATCGGTATCATCGCCCTCCATCGCCTTCCTGAGGTCGGCGGTGGCGCTGTCGATACCCGCCTTGGTGTCAGCATCAACCTTGTCGCCCATCTCCTTGATTGACTTCTCAGTCGAATAGATGAGGTTCTCGCCGTTGTTTTTCGCCTCGACCAGCTCCCGCTGACGGTGGTCTTCATCAGCATGCGCCTCGGCGTCCTTGATCATCTGGCTGATCTCGTCATCCTTGAGACCGGTGGAACCGGTGATCTGTATCTTCTGTTCCTGTCCGGTGCCAAGATCCTTGGCTGAGACGTGAACGATACCGTTGGCGTCGATGTCGAAAGTCACCTCGACCTGCGGTATGCCGCGTGGTGCCGGCGGTATTCCCATAAGCTGGAACTTGCCCAGCGTCTTGTTATGGGCCGCCATCTCGCGCTCGCCCTGCAACACGTGGATCTCGACGCTGGTCTGGTTGTCATCCGCAGTGGAGAAGATCTCACTCTTCTTGGTGGGGATGGTGGTGTTGCGTTCGATGAGCTTGGTCATGACGCCGCCCTTGGTCTCGATGCCGAGGGAGAGTGGAGTCACGTCGAGCAGGAGCACGTCCTTTACCTCGCCGGCCAGCACACCGCCCTGTATCGCAGCGCCCACGGCAACGACCTCATCCGGATTTACGCCCTTGTGGGGCTCCTTGCCGGTTACTTTCTGCACCTGTTCCTGGACCGCGGGCATACGCGTCATGCCGCCGACGAGGATCACCTGGTCGATGGCGTCAGCGCTGATGCCTGCGTCCTTGATGGCCTGCTTCATCGGCCCGACTGTCTTCTCGATAAGATCGGAGGTCAATTCGTTGAGCTTGGCGCGATTAAGCGTGATGGTCATATGCTTGGGGCCGCTGGCGTCGGCGGTGATGAACGGCAGATTGAGATCGGTGCTCATGGCGCTGGAGAGCTCGATCTTGGCCTTCTCAGCCGCTTCAACCAGACGCTGCACGGCCATCTTGTCCTGGCGCAGGTCGATTCCCTGCTCCTTCTTGAATTCGTCCGCCATCCAGTCGACGATGCGCTTGTCGAAGTCGTCGCCGCCGAGATGGTTGTTTCCGCTGGTGGCCTTGACCTCAAAGACGCCGTCTCCGAGTTCCAGGACCGATACGTCGAAGGTGCCGCCGCCAAGGTCGAAGACAAGGATGGTCTGGTCGTGTTCCTTGTCGAGGCCGTAGGCCAGCGAGGCGGCCGTCGGCTCGTTGATGATACGTTTGACTTCCAGGCCGGCGATCTTGCCGGCGTCCTTGGTGGCCTGACGCTGCGAGTCTTCAAAATATGCAGGAACGGTGATAACCGCCTCGGTGACCTCCTCGCCGAGGTAATCCTCAGCGTCACGCTTAAGCTTCTGCAGGATCATGGCCGAGATCTCCTGGGGCTTCCAGGTCTTGCCGCCGGCGTCAATGATCACGTCGCCGCTCGAGTCCTTTTCTACCTTGTATGAAACGGTTTTCTCCTCATCGCGGACGTTTGATTCCTTGCGTCCCATGAACCGCTTGATCGACGTGACGGTGTTTTCCGGATTGGTCACTGCCTGGCGTTTGGCGATGGTGCCAACCAGCCGCTCGCCGTCCTTGGTGAATGCCACAACCGACGGAGTGGTGCGCCCGCCCTCGGAATTAGGGATAACGGTCGGCTCGCCGCCTTCCAGCACTGCGACACACGAATTTGTCGTTCCCAGGTCGATTCCTATTACTTTACCCATGATTGGTTCCTCCTCTTGGAAAAAAACATTTAGCGCGTTGTCAGTATAAAATCTAAGTCTTATATTGTCAATGTTTTGACGTATCTGCGCCAGCAAGGATTCGTGCGGCCAGCGATAAGGCACGTTTCCTCGCCGGTTGCCGGTGATCTTCCCTTAAACCAGGTATCTATCGCTTATATCGCTTATGCCCGCAGAAGAGGTTTTATAACAGGGATCTCCGGGTTGCACGATTTGCTGTGAACCGATAGAGTCCGCCTTGTATCTACCCGATACGACAGGAGTCCCGCATGTCAGAAGAAAAGTTAGCCCCCGGAGTCGCCGCCAGGCTGTCGCGCTATCTTCAAGTCCTCACGCAGACGCAAAAAGCCGGACACGGCTCCATCTCCTCGAAATCGCTGAGCGAGTTTTCCCATATCAACCCAACCCAGATCAGGCGCGATCTCAGCGCTTTCGGAAAATTCGGCAAAAGGGGTGTGGGATACGACGTCTCCGAGCTGAACGCCCGGATCAGGAAGATACTTCTGGCTCCGGGCGATTACGGCGTCGCCCTGCTTGGATGGGGGAATCTGGGGGCGGCCATAGCCGGCGCCGACGTCATACTCGATCACGGTTTCAGGATTGCCGCGGTATTTGACATCGATCCCGCCAAAGTCGGATCGAGGGCGGGGGAGATGGCGGTCCAGCACGTCTCGGAGATCAGGGAAACCGTCCTCGAAAGGAATATTGTCAGCGGCCTGCTAGCGGTTCCGGCCAAGAATGCGGCCGCCGCGGCCAAATCGCTCATCGACGCCGACATCCGTGTCATCTTCAATTACAGTGATGCCCTGCTATCGGCGCCTCCGGGATTCACGATCCATTCCCTTAACCCGGCTGGCGAGATGATGCTGGCCATGTATAATCACCAGAGTTAGGCCAGGATATTAATCGCCGGATGATTTCTCCAAAAAAAAGAAGCGCCCCGGAAGGGCGCTTCGAATAATCGGAGTCATTGACCTGGATACTAAATCAGTTAAAGAGTTCTTCCACGTTGCGATGTTGCAGGAGCCAGGCGAAAAACTCGACGGCGCGGTCGTCGTCGGCCACCTGTTCGGGGGTTTTGTCAACGTAGAGGG harbors:
- a CDS encoding redox-sensing transcriptional repressor Rex, whose product is MSEEKLAPGVAARLSRYLQVLTQTQKAGHGSISSKSLSEFSHINPTQIRRDLSAFGKFGKRGVGYDVSELNARIRKILLAPGDYGVALLGWGNLGAAIAGADVILDHGFRIAAVFDIDPAKVGSRAGEMAVQHVSEIRETVLERNIVSGLLAVPAKNAAAAAKSLIDADIRVIFNYSDALLSAPPGFTIHSLNPAGEMMLAMYNHQS